A stretch of the Spirochaetaceae bacterium genome encodes the following:
- a CDS encoding TolC family protein gives MNMRIAATATICLLALSMAAIAQDTAESGLTIAETLAAAENANPNLASLALQRENARVAFDRASASSDARLDQMTATLQWERAQLTAGQGTTRELLAVAQGYVSLQQANEQVSLLEERLRLATLDLELTDARVRVGAAGRTEQLQAQVAALSAELNLASARQQRRFNTLPNLVDMTGIDAADLDAAALTSQPPELPELGASDTYTAATARRAEHRLAARQLEIDQINLKLLSEEETSRLDLEAATNTVVGSEAALEDTAVNLQTATASAYATAQQAFDTVTLRELQLALQQERTRRAAEQFEAGVITESGLAGSRADQGAAADAVRAARWSAWFAWLRLQDAAGIDLPPIPGVQ, from the coding sequence ATGAACATGCGCATCGCTGCAACGGCCACGATCTGTCTGCTGGCACTCTCGATGGCCGCCATCGCACAGGACACGGCCGAATCGGGGCTCACGATCGCCGAGACTCTGGCCGCGGCGGAGAACGCCAATCCCAACCTGGCGTCGCTCGCACTGCAGCGGGAAAACGCGCGCGTGGCATTTGACCGCGCCTCGGCATCTTCGGATGCCCGGCTCGATCAGATGACGGCCACGCTGCAGTGGGAGCGCGCGCAACTCACCGCCGGTCAGGGCACCACCCGCGAGCTGCTGGCGGTCGCGCAGGGGTACGTGAGCCTGCAACAGGCGAACGAGCAGGTAAGCCTGCTGGAAGAGCGCCTGCGCCTCGCCACGCTCGACCTGGAGTTGACCGATGCGCGCGTGCGGGTAGGAGCCGCCGGCAGGACCGAACAGTTGCAGGCCCAGGTGGCGGCGCTCAGCGCCGAACTGAACCTGGCGTCGGCACGCCAACAGCGGCGCTTCAACACCCTGCCGAACCTGGTCGACATGACCGGCATCGACGCCGCGGACCTCGATGCGGCGGCGCTCACCTCGCAGCCGCCCGAGCTGCCGGAGTTGGGCGCCTCGGACACGTACACGGCCGCCACCGCCCGGCGCGCCGAGCACCGGCTCGCCGCTCGGCAACTGGAGATCGACCAGATCAACCTGAAGCTGCTGTCCGAGGAGGAGACCTCGCGCCTCGACCTGGAGGCGGCCACCAACACCGTCGTGGGCAGCGAGGCTGCCCTGGAGGACACCGCCGTCAACCTGCAGACCGCGACCGCCAGCGCCTACGCGACCGCTCAGCAGGCGTTCGACACGGTGACGCTGCGCGAGTTGCAGCTCGCGCTTCAGCAGGAACGGACGCGCCGTGCCGCGGAACAGTTCGAAGCCGGAGTGATCACCGAGTCCGGTCTGGCCGGCTCGCGCGCGGACCAGGGTGCCGCGGCCGACGCCGTGCGCGCGGCGCGCTGGTCGGCCTGGTTCGCCTGGCTGCGGCTCCAGGATGCCGCCGGTATCGACCTGCCGCCGATCCCGGGGGTGCAGTGA
- a CDS encoding sulfatase-like hydrolase/transferase, with the protein MAATDRPNVIVFFTDQQRWDTAGVHGNPAGLTPNFDRMAMAGTHLFNSFTCQPVCGPARSCLQTGRYATNL; encoded by the coding sequence ATGGCGGCCACCGATCGACCCAACGTCATCGTTTTCTTCACCGACCAGCAGCGCTGGGACACCGCCGGGGTGCACGGCAACCCCGCCGGCCTCACCCCCAACTTCGACCGCATGGCGATGGCCGGCACGCACCTGTTCAACTCGTTCACCTGCCAGCCGGTGTGCGGCCCGGCGCGCTCCTGCCTGCAGACCGGGCGCTACGCCACCAACCTGTAG
- a CDS encoding TolC family protein, which yields MSRTPWYAALIALAAALPAVAQEALHIGDAVDAALAGHSSVLDAEAAARSAALALRVAEIDQGGLAISVSATPAASVDLAPLETGTFADLGDTFDLDAAATVSATLALPWGMEIAGSYTGEVDLDRSGRDNEDLIDVHGVSVVQDLLPEGRLSEEALAVHDRRDQLRLARLRLQRVRNEVALQVARAFLTLTERTETLALLEERLAFAERDLARTTLRVAQGAADRLALLDATIAVTDQRNGIDEQRAALALDTAEFFADLGLAPAPLAVPAADPAADPAALRRSARALLTEPTPSAAIAGALDVLEAQAALSSAELQAERTLRGALPAVSLGLDYRKARGASRPGSVSVSITGSYTLFDSGRNAAASAQARERVATLRRALATAHRTLEERFARARLTLASAVADEELAALRLERANLRMDQATRRHAAGAISDRELEETALQLREAEGNARAAMLTLGDAYLSLAIDLGQDVRTELAAIAR from the coding sequence GTGAGCCGCACGCCCTGGTATGCGGCGCTGATCGCGCTGGCCGCGGCGCTGCCGGCGGTCGCACAGGAAGCGCTGCACATCGGCGACGCAGTCGACGCGGCGCTCGCGGGCCATTCGTCCGTGCTGGATGCGGAAGCGGCCGCGCGTTCAGCCGCGTTGGCGCTGCGAGTGGCCGAGATCGACCAGGGCGGTCTGGCCATTTCCGTGAGCGCCACGCCGGCCGCGAGCGTCGATCTCGCGCCGCTCGAAACCGGCACTTTCGCCGACCTAGGCGACACCTTCGACCTGGACGCCGCCGCGACGGTCAGTGCCACCCTGGCGTTGCCGTGGGGTATGGAGATCGCCGGCAGCTATACCGGCGAGGTCGACCTCGACCGATCGGGCCGCGACAACGAGGACCTGATCGACGTGCACGGCGTGTCGGTAGTGCAGGACCTGCTGCCCGAGGGACGACTGTCGGAGGAGGCCCTGGCGGTGCATGATCGCCGCGACCAACTGCGGCTCGCCCGGCTGCGCCTGCAACGGGTACGCAACGAAGTGGCGCTGCAGGTGGCGCGCGCATTCCTGACGCTCACCGAGCGCACGGAAACATTGGCGCTGCTCGAGGAACGCCTGGCGTTCGCCGAGCGGGATCTGGCCCGGACCACGCTTCGCGTTGCCCAGGGGGCGGCCGATCGGCTGGCGCTGTTGGACGCCACGATTGCCGTTACCGACCAACGCAATGGCATCGATGAGCAGCGTGCCGCACTCGCCCTCGACACTGCCGAGTTCTTTGCCGACCTCGGTTTGGCGCCGGCGCCGTTGGCCGTGCCCGCCGCCGATCCCGCCGCCGATCCCGCCGCGCTGCGCCGGAGCGCGCGTGCCCTGTTGACCGAGCCCACGCCGTCCGCCGCCATCGCCGGTGCCCTCGACGTGCTGGAGGCACAGGCCGCGCTGAGCAGCGCCGAACTGCAGGCCGAGCGTACGCTGCGCGGCGCGTTGCCGGCGGTTTCGCTTGGTCTCGATTACCGCAAGGCGCGCGGCGCGTCGCGCCCCGGGTCGGTAAGCGTGTCGATCACCGGCAGCTACACGCTGTTCGACAGCGGACGCAATGCAGCCGCCTCCGCACAGGCGCGGGAGCGGGTGGCGACGTTGCGGCGCGCGCTGGCCACCGCGCACCGCACCCTCGAGGAGCGGTTCGCGCGAGCCCGGCTGACGCTGGCGAGCGCCGTGGCGGACGAGGAGTTGGCCGCGCTGCGGCTGGAGCGGGCCAACCTGCGGATGGATCAGGCAACGCGGCGCCATGCGGCCGGGGCGATCAGCGACCGGGAGCTGGAAGAGACTGCGCTGCAGTTGCGTGAGGCTGAGGGCAATGCGCGCGCCGCGATGCTCACCCTCGGCGACGCCTACCTGTCGCTGGCCATCGACCTCGGCCAGGACGTGCGAACCGAACTGGCGGCCATCGCCCGCTGA
- a CDS encoding NrdH-redoxin has product MAVRIYSTPTCTFCDQLKGYLRQRQVRFVDYDVSRDERKAGEMLHKSRQTAVPVLDFHGTIVVGFDKPKVDRLIARYR; this is encoded by the coding sequence ATGGCGGTTCGCATCTACTCTACCCCCACCTGCACGTTCTGCGATCAGCTCAAGGGCTATCTGCGTCAGCGGCAGGTGAGATTCGTCGACTACGACGTGTCGCGCGATGAGCGCAAGGCCGGCGAGATGCTGCACAAGTCGCGCCAGACCGCGGTACCCGTGCTCGACTTCCACGGCACCATCGTGGTCGGGTTCGACAAGCCCAAGGTCGACCGGCTCATCGCCCGCTACCGCTGA
- a CDS encoding NUDIX hydrolase, giving the protein MSDRPPVHVPVHHHGPPRYRFCSGCAAPLERRRVEGKLLPVCPRCGQVVYADPKVAAGTIIEDAGRILLLRRAISPARGLWTFPGGYVDRGEPVPEAAAREAREEAGVTVAVDDLHGVYSARGVAVVLIVYRARIAAGTPHAGPEALELRWFDPADIPWQKLAFPSTAAALTDWRNKGSD; this is encoded by the coding sequence ATGAGCGATCGACCTCCCGTCCATGTCCCCGTCCACCACCACGGGCCGCCGCGGTACCGGTTCTGCAGCGGCTGTGCCGCGCCGCTGGAGCGTCGGAGGGTGGAAGGCAAGCTGCTGCCGGTGTGCCCGCGGTGCGGGCAGGTGGTCTACGCCGACCCCAAGGTCGCGGCCGGCACGATCATCGAGGACGCCGGCCGCATCCTGCTGCTGCGGCGCGCCATCTCGCCGGCGCGCGGCCTGTGGACCTTCCCCGGCGGCTACGTGGACCGCGGTGAGCCGGTGCCCGAGGCCGCGGCCCGCGAGGCGCGCGAAGAGGCGGGCGTCACGGTGGCGGTAGACGACTTGCACGGAGTGTACTCGGCGCGCGGCGTCGCGGTGGTGCTGATCGTGTACCGCGCGCGCATAGCCGCCGGCACGCCGCACGCCGGTCCGGAAGCGCTGGAGCTGCGCTGGTTCGACCCGGCGGACATTCCCTGGCAGAAGCTGGCGTTCCCCAGCACCGCCGCGGCGCTGACCGATTGGCGGAACAAGGGATCGGATTAG
- a CDS encoding Hsp20/alpha crystallin family protein has protein sequence MRSLVTYRPHRPTLANFDRWFDSVFQNWGLPAGTGLAGHAVTAPRVDVQTKADAYHLEAELPGLTEKDFTVNVEHNLLTIASRQETNEEREEGGYVIRERRSGAFRRSFTLPEDVDADAISATFKDGLLTLTVPKTARAQARQIAVKSAA, from the coding sequence ATGAGAAGCCTGGTTACCTATCGACCGCATCGCCCGACACTGGCGAATTTCGACCGCTGGTTCGACAGCGTGTTTCAGAACTGGGGGCTGCCGGCGGGCACGGGACTTGCCGGCCACGCGGTGACCGCGCCGCGGGTGGACGTGCAGACGAAGGCGGACGCCTACCACCTGGAGGCGGAACTGCCCGGCCTGACGGAGAAGGACTTCACCGTCAACGTCGAGCACAACCTGCTGACCATCGCGTCCCGGCAGGAGACGAACGAAGAGCGCGAAGAGGGCGGGTACGTGATCCGCGAGCGGCGCTCCGGCGCGTTCCGGCGCTCGTTCACGCTGCCGGAGGATGTCGACGCCGACGCGATCAGCGCCACCTTCAAGGATGGCCTCCTGACCCTGACGGTGCCCAAGACCGCCAGGGCGCAGGCCCGGCAGATCGCCGTGAAGAGCGCCGCCTAG
- a CDS encoding amidohydrolase/deacetylase family metallohydrolase — METFREPTLLLRGGHVIDPAGRVDGIADVVVAGDRISDVVPGGVPPGTAPPTVVDCTGRYVCPGLVDLHGHYYEGSLFGIDPRAALRGGVTTAVDAGTCGCVNFAEFRRTAIDGAALRILPFIHIGCLGIPTSTLGELRDLRYARPRETAAAILEHRDIALGVKFRAGVMAAGHNVEAVELALQAAEEAGTRAMVHISVQGDTREVLSRLRPGDIVTHCFTGRGDGILDAASGALRPEARAARARGVLFDVGHGSGSFRWDTALKAFEHTFYPDTISTDLHRYNVEQVVFDLPTTMSKFLLLGMSLAEVVEKATLAPARAIGRAPELGTLLPGAGADVLVFSVQEGEFRFRDSHLQERVGERRLRPELVICRGRQVRPAEVPVRLRRLTAWDEEAYAAMRSAAAAAGTY, encoded by the coding sequence ATGGAGACGTTTCGCGAGCCGACCCTGCTGCTGCGCGGCGGGCACGTCATCGATCCGGCGGGACGGGTCGACGGGATCGCCGACGTGGTGGTGGCCGGTGATCGCATCTCGGACGTCGTCCCCGGCGGAGTGCCGCCGGGGACCGCTCCGCCCACGGTGGTGGATTGCACCGGCCGCTACGTGTGTCCGGGCCTGGTGGACCTGCACGGCCACTACTACGAGGGCAGCCTGTTCGGCATCGACCCGCGCGCGGCGTTGCGCGGCGGCGTGACCACGGCGGTCGACGCCGGCACCTGCGGCTGCGTCAACTTCGCCGAGTTCCGCCGCACCGCCATCGACGGCGCGGCGCTGCGCATCCTGCCGTTCATCCACATCGGCTGCCTGGGCATCCCCACCTCGACGCTCGGCGAGTTGCGTGATCTGCGTTACGCACGTCCGCGCGAGACCGCGGCGGCTATCCTGGAGCACCGCGACATCGCTCTCGGGGTGAAGTTCCGTGCCGGCGTCATGGCCGCGGGACACAACGTGGAGGCGGTGGAACTGGCGCTGCAGGCGGCCGAGGAGGCCGGTACGCGGGCGATGGTGCACATCAGCGTGCAGGGCGACACGCGCGAGGTGCTGTCCCGCCTGCGGCCCGGCGACATCGTCACTCACTGCTTCACCGGCCGCGGCGACGGCATCCTCGACGCCGCCAGCGGCGCCCTGCGGCCGGAAGCGCGCGCGGCGCGCGCCCGCGGCGTGCTGTTCGACGTCGGCCACGGCTCCGGCAGCTTTCGCTGGGACACCGCGCTGAAGGCGTTCGAGCACACCTTCTATCCGGACACCATCAGCACCGACCTGCACCGCTACAACGTCGAGCAGGTAGTGTTCGACCTTCCCACCACCATGTCCAAGTTCCTGCTGCTGGGCATGAGCCTGGCGGAGGTGGTGGAGAAGGCCACCCTGGCCCCGGCGCGCGCCATCGGCCGCGCCCCCGAGCTGGGCACCCTGCTGCCCGGCGCCGGCGCCGACGTGCTGGTGTTCTCGGTCCAGGAGGGTGAGTTCCGGTTCCGCGACTCGCACCTGCAGGAACGGGTCGGCGAGCGCCGCCTGCGCCCCGAGCTGGTGATATGCCGCGGACGCCAGGTGCGGCCCGCCGAGGTACCGGTACGCCTGCGCCGCCTGACCGCATGGGACGAGGAAGCCTACGCCGCCATGCGCTCCGCCGCCGCCGCCGCGGGCACATATTGA
- a CDS encoding glutamine--tRNA ligase/YqeY domain fusion protein: MSTASPSPASDSAPEASDFIRKAIREDLAAGRYERVQTRWPPEPNGYIGIGHAKAITLNFDVAREFGGFCSLRFDDTNPEREKLEYVESIKEDIRWLGFDWGEHEYYASDYYERLYELAEQLVEQGDAYVDSLTAEQISQHRGVPTRPGRESPDRNRPPADSLDLLRRMRAGEFADGAWVLRARIDMASPNLNLRDPVMYRIRRARHYRTGDAWCIYPMYDWAHGQSDSIEGVTHSLCSLEFENNRPLYDWYLDKLGIFHSRQIEFNHLNVGFAVLHKRILRRLVADGTVRGWDDPRLLTLRGLRRRGYTPSAIRAFVRSVGLTKTTVLISYAQLEYYLREELNRTATRVMAVLDPLPVVITNYPEGRTEQVEVENNPEDPDAGTRKLPFSRELYVERSDFLEQAPRRFFRLSPGREVRLKGAYYITCDEAVKDGDGRVTQLRCSYDPASRGGGTADGRRVRGTLHWVSAAHAHNAEVRLYDHLFTTENMNEVEHEDLAAHLNPRSEVVLTGCKVEPGLAAARPEQIFQFLRHGYFVVDNRDSRPGAPVFNRSVGLRDTWAKVQRAGRR, encoded by the coding sequence GTGAGCACCGCCAGCCCCTCCCCGGCCTCCGACTCAGCCCCCGAGGCGTCCGACTTCATTCGCAAGGCGATCCGTGAAGACCTGGCCGCCGGCCGCTACGAACGCGTACAGACGCGCTGGCCGCCGGAGCCGAACGGCTACATCGGCATCGGTCACGCCAAGGCGATTACCCTCAACTTCGACGTCGCGCGCGAGTTCGGCGGCTTCTGCAGCCTGCGCTTCGACGACACCAACCCGGAACGCGAGAAGCTGGAATACGTGGAGTCGATCAAGGAGGACATCCGCTGGCTCGGCTTCGACTGGGGCGAGCACGAGTACTACGCCTCCGACTACTACGAACGTCTCTACGAGCTGGCCGAGCAACTGGTCGAGCAGGGCGACGCCTACGTGGACAGCCTGACGGCGGAGCAGATCAGCCAACACCGCGGCGTGCCCACCCGGCCGGGGCGCGAGAGCCCGGATCGCAACCGCCCGCCCGCGGACAGTCTCGACCTGCTGCGCCGCATGCGCGCCGGCGAGTTCGCCGACGGCGCCTGGGTGCTGCGCGCACGCATCGACATGGCGTCGCCCAACCTGAACCTGCGCGACCCGGTGATGTACCGCATCCGCCGCGCCCGCCACTACCGCACCGGCGACGCCTGGTGCATCTACCCGATGTACGACTGGGCGCACGGCCAGAGCGACTCGATCGAGGGCGTTACCCACTCGCTGTGTTCGCTGGAGTTCGAGAACAACCGCCCGCTGTACGACTGGTACCTGGACAAGCTCGGCATCTTCCACTCGCGGCAGATCGAGTTCAACCACCTCAACGTCGGGTTCGCCGTGCTGCACAAGCGCATCCTGCGCCGGCTGGTGGCGGACGGCACCGTGCGCGGCTGGGACGACCCGCGCCTGCTGACCCTGCGCGGCCTGCGCCGGCGCGGTTACACTCCCAGCGCGATCCGTGCCTTCGTGCGCAGCGTCGGCCTGACCAAGACCACGGTGCTGATCAGTTACGCGCAACTGGAGTACTACCTGCGTGAGGAGTTGAATCGCACCGCCACCAGGGTGATGGCGGTGCTCGACCCGCTGCCGGTGGTAATCACCAACTATCCCGAGGGACGGACCGAGCAGGTCGAGGTGGAGAACAACCCCGAAGACCCCGACGCCGGGACGCGCAAGCTGCCGTTCAGCCGCGAGCTGTACGTCGAGCGCAGCGACTTCCTGGAGCAGGCCCCGCGCCGGTTTTTCCGCCTGTCGCCGGGCCGCGAGGTGCGCCTGAAGGGCGCCTACTACATCACCTGCGACGAGGCGGTGAAGGATGGCGACGGACGCGTGACGCAGTTGCGCTGCAGCTACGACCCTGCCTCGCGCGGCGGCGGCACCGCGGATGGCCGGCGGGTGCGCGGCACGCTGCACTGGGTATCCGCCGCGCACGCCCACAACGCCGAGGTGCGCCTGTACGATCACCTGTTCACCACCGAGAACATGAACGAGGTGGAGCATGAGGACCTGGCCGCGCACCTGAACCCCCGCTCCGAGGTGGTCCTGACCGGCTGCAAGGTGGAACCGGGCCTGGCCGCGGCGCGCCCGGAGCAGATCTTCCAGTTTCTGCGCCACGGCTACTTCGTGGTGGACAACCGCGATTCCCGTCCCGGTGCGCCGGTGTTCAACCGCTCGGTAGGCCTGCGCGACACCTGGGCGAAGGTGCAGCGCGCCGGCCGGCGCTGA
- a CDS encoding membrane dipeptidase: MPPSSPLIVDCHLDLAWNALGYKRDLSLPLADLNRAEHGLTDHAERGLATTTLPEMRAGGVGLCLATLIARTPVGETAIHGNLLDYPTPAAAAAAASGQLAWYRALEEAGEVALLASAGAVSAHAERWRGGNERRVGIVLAMEGSDPIISPEHVQRWHDAGLRVASLVHYGLGRYAGGTGTDGGVTPAGRALLAAFEQAGLILDVTHLSDRAFYQALDHYAGPLLASHQNCRALVPGGRQFTDDQLRLVLERGGIVAVACDAWMLHPGWVRSETSAHLVPMSALADHVDHICQLAGNARQAAVGSDLDGGFGSDQTPRELTSIADLRRLAPILADRGYTAEQTAGVLADNALRFLTTHLPAGNLAAPTALP; this comes from the coding sequence ATGCCCCCGTCTTCGCCGTTGATCGTGGACTGCCACCTCGATCTCGCCTGGAACGCCCTTGGATACAAGCGCGACCTCAGCCTGCCGCTGGCGGACCTGAACCGCGCCGAACACGGGCTCACCGACCACGCCGAGCGCGGCCTGGCGACCACTACCCTGCCGGAAATGCGCGCCGGCGGAGTGGGTCTGTGCCTGGCCACGCTGATCGCGCGCACGCCGGTGGGGGAGACCGCCATCCACGGCAACCTGCTCGACTACCCCACGCCCGCCGCCGCGGCCGCGGCGGCCTCCGGCCAGCTCGCGTGGTACCGTGCGCTGGAGGAGGCCGGCGAGGTGGCCCTGCTGGCCTCCGCCGGCGCGGTGAGCGCCCACGCCGAGCGCTGGCGGGGCGGCAACGAGCGCCGGGTGGGAATCGTGCTGGCCATGGAGGGCAGCGATCCGATCATCTCACCGGAGCACGTGCAGCGCTGGCACGACGCCGGCCTGCGCGTGGCCAGCCTGGTGCACTACGGGCTGGGCCGTTACGCCGGCGGCACCGGCACCGACGGCGGGGTGACTCCGGCGGGACGGGCGCTGCTGGCCGCGTTCGAGCAGGCCGGGCTGATCCTGGACGTCACCCACCTGTCCGACCGTGCCTTCTACCAGGCCCTCGACCACTACGCCGGCCCGCTGCTCGCCAGCCACCAGAACTGCCGCGCCCTGGTACCCGGCGGCCGCCAGTTTACCGACGACCAGCTTCGCCTGGTGCTGGAGCGCGGTGGCATCGTGGCGGTGGCCTGCGACGCCTGGATGCTCCACCCCGGCTGGGTACGCAGCGAAACCAGTGCCCACCTGGTGCCGATGTCCGCGCTCGCCGACCACGTCGACCACATCTGTCAGCTTGCCGGCAACGCACGTCAGGCCGCGGTCGGCAGCGACCTCGACGGCGGCTTCGGTTCCGACCAGACCCCGCGCGAACTCACCTCCATCGCCGACCTCCGACGGCTGGCGCCAATCCTGGCCGACCGCGGTTACACCGCCGAGCAGACAGCCGGCGTGCTGGCCGACAACGCCCTCCGCTTCCTCACCACCCACCTCCCGGCAGGGAATCTGGCGGCGCCGACGGCCTTGCCCTGA
- a CDS encoding iron-containing alcohol dehydrogenase has product MATETILNMEGARIKFGAGATGELGFELRALGVRRAFLVTDPVLAALEPVAVARESLRGAGIDTVLFAETRVEPSDASFLDAVRAARDARCDGFAAVGGGSAIDTAKAANLYTTHPADLFTYVNHPIGRGEPVPGPLQPLVAVPTTAGTGSETTGVAIFDYLEMGAKTGIAHRALRPTLGIVDPDNTRTLPPVVAASSGLDVLCHAVESFTAMPYTAREAPADPALRPAYQGANPISDLWAERAIELVAGNLVRAMRDADDTEARSAMLLAATFAGYGFGNAGVHLPHGMSYPVSSMVAAHQTAGPGYQPAGYPDDHPMCPHGMSVILNAPAVFRFTAGADPRRHLRAARLMGADTRGAESGDAGSILADTIIDLMRGVDMPAGLAAVGFTEQHIPALVAGTLPQHRVTKLAPRPASEADLAALFADALSYW; this is encoded by the coding sequence ATGGCTACTGAGACGATTCTGAACATGGAGGGGGCGCGCATCAAGTTCGGTGCCGGCGCCACCGGCGAGTTGGGCTTCGAGCTGCGCGCGCTCGGCGTGCGGCGCGCGTTCCTGGTGACCGACCCGGTGCTGGCGGCCTTGGAGCCGGTGGCGGTGGCGCGCGAGTCGCTGCGCGGTGCCGGCATCGACACGGTGCTGTTCGCCGAAACCAGGGTGGAGCCGAGCGACGCCTCGTTTCTGGACGCGGTCCGCGCCGCCCGCGACGCCCGCTGCGACGGTTTCGCCGCCGTGGGCGGCGGCTCGGCCATCGACACCGCCAAGGCGGCCAACCTGTACACCACCCATCCGGCCGACCTGTTCACCTACGTCAACCACCCGATCGGCCGCGGCGAGCCGGTGCCGGGCCCGCTGCAGCCGCTGGTGGCGGTGCCCACCACCGCCGGCACCGGCAGCGAGACCACCGGCGTGGCGATCTTCGACTACCTGGAGATGGGCGCCAAGACCGGCATCGCGCACCGCGCGCTGCGGCCTACCCTCGGCATCGTCGACCCCGACAACACGCGCACGCTGCCGCCGGTGGTGGCGGCCAGCAGCGGGCTGGACGTGCTGTGCCACGCCGTCGAGTCGTTCACGGCGATGCCGTACACCGCGCGCGAAGCGCCGGCCGACCCGGCCCTGCGGCCCGCCTACCAGGGCGCCAATCCGATCAGCGACCTGTGGGCCGAACGCGCCATCGAACTGGTAGCCGGCAACCTGGTGCGCGCCATGCGCGATGCGGACGACACCGAGGCGCGCTCCGCCATGCTGCTCGCCGCCACCTTCGCCGGCTACGGCTTCGGCAACGCCGGCGTGCACCTGCCGCACGGCATGTCCTACCCGGTGTCCAGCATGGTGGCCGCCCACCAGACCGCCGGACCCGGCTACCAACCGGCGGGCTACCCCGACGACCACCCGATGTGCCCGCACGGCATGTCGGTCATCCTCAACGCGCCCGCGGTGTTCCGCTTTACCGCAGGTGCCGATCCGCGGCGCCACCTGCGTGCGGCGCGGTTGATGGGCGCAGACACGCGGGGAGCCGAATCCGGCGACGCCGGGTCGATCCTCGCGGACACCATCATCGACCTGATGCGCGGCGTCGACATGCCGGCCGGCCTGGCCGCCGTCGGGTTTACGGAACAGCACATCCCGGCGCTGGTGGCGGGCACCCTGCCGCAGCACCGGGTCACCAAGCTGGCGCCCCGCCCCGCCTCCGAGGCCGACCTTGCCGCCCTGTTCGCCGACGCCCTGAGCTACTGGTAG
- a CDS encoding MFS transporter — MTAGAAAPPAADARGVRAVEPELQRRPLLPLSLGHFCVDSYAGMLPPMVPLLQERLGLSLAATATIGAVMAFSNLSQALFGLLGDRLRRRNLVPAGVLLAALCMPLMGVTASFALTIAVIAAGGLGVAAFHPQSFVIAADLSGARRAFGIALFVFAGTVGLAITPTWLTFTVDAFGTRILPLAALPGVAAAFAIWRWVPLGADPAQDQRWRAVAAGLAASLRPLAAILSVVVLRNVTFLGFNLFIAILNRDRGMGLAAGGIALSVYSLAGVLASLGVGRIADRTDPKPLVWGSLAASAPFLCAYALVPGPASLLLLAAGGGLLGSSTSVMVALAQQAAPGQRALASSLPLGMSWGLASLTLPLLGWIADRAGVTTMLSALGWLPLAAAAIAFRFLPGRNAPLRAGAAPGRSATST; from the coding sequence GTGACCGCCGGGGCCGCGGCGCCACCGGCGGCGGACGCGCGCGGGGTCCGGGCGGTGGAGCCCGAGCTGCAGCGCCGCCCGCTGCTGCCGCTGTCGCTCGGCCACTTCTGTGTCGACTCCTACGCCGGCATGCTGCCGCCGATGGTGCCCCTGTTGCAGGAGCGCCTCGGCCTCAGCCTGGCCGCCACCGCCACCATCGGCGCGGTGATGGCGTTCAGCAACCTGTCGCAAGCGCTGTTCGGCCTGCTCGGTGACCGCCTGCGGCGGCGCAACCTGGTGCCGGCGGGCGTACTGCTGGCAGCGCTGTGCATGCCGCTGATGGGCGTGACCGCGAGCTTCGCACTGACCATCGCCGTGATCGCTGCCGGCGGCCTCGGCGTGGCGGCGTTTCATCCGCAGTCGTTCGTGATCGCCGCCGACCTGAGCGGTGCGCGGCGGGCGTTCGGAATCGCCCTGTTCGTGTTCGCCGGCACCGTCGGCCTGGCGATCACGCCGACCTGGCTCACGTTCACGGTGGATGCGTTCGGAACGCGCATACTGCCGCTGGCCGCGCTGCCCGGCGTGGCCGCGGCGTTCGCCATCTGGCGGTGGGTGCCGCTCGGCGCGGATCCGGCGCAGGACCAGCGCTGGCGCGCCGTGGCTGCCGGGCTTGCCGCCAGTCTGCGTCCGCTGGCGGCGATTCTCTCCGTGGTGGTGCTGCGCAACGTTACGTTCCTCGGCTTCAACCTGTTCATCGCCATCCTGAACCGCGACCGCGGCATGGGCCTGGCGGCGGGCGGCATCGCGCTGTCGGTGTACAGCCTGGCCGGCGTGCTGGCCAGCCTCGGCGTGGGGCGGATCGCCGATCGCACCGATCCGAAGCCGCTGGTATGGGGCTCGCTGGCCGCGTCCGCTCCCTTCCTGTGCGCCTACGCGCTGGTGCCGGGACCGGCGTCGCTGTTGCTGTTGGCGGCCGGCGGAGGGTTGCTCGGCTCCAGCACGTCGGTGATGGTGGCGCTGGCCCAGCAGGCGGCGCCGGGGCAGCGCGCGCTGGCCTCCAGCCTGCCGCTGGGAATGAGCTGGGGGCTGGCGAGCCTCACCCTGCCGCTGCTCGGCTGGATCGCCGATCGCGCCGGCGTCACCACCATGCTGAGTGCGCTCGGCTGGCTGCCGCTGGCCGCCGCGGCCATTGCATTCCGTTTCCTTCCCGGACGCAATGCGCCGCTTCGCGCGGGGGCCGCGCCCGGCCGGAGCGCTACGAGCACCTGA